Proteins encoded together in one Chroogloeocystis siderophila 5.2 s.c.1 window:
- a CDS encoding DUF6737 family protein: protein MSEQKTVSVWNYKPWWCQPWSILLTGVTLISGSWILFQTLWLTILVAIPVLTWMGFFLLIYPRIVVYDDLLR from the coding sequence ATGTCCGAGCAAAAAACTGTTAGTGTCTGGAACTATAAACCCTGGTGGTGTCAGCCTTGGTCAATCTTACTAACTGGAGTGACACTCATCAGCGGTAGTTGGATTCTATTTCAAACTCTTTGGTTAACGATCCTTGTCGCTATTCCTGTACTAACGTGGATGGGATTTTTCCTATTAATTTATCCAAGAATAGTAGTATATGACGATCTCTTAAGATAA
- the arsM gene encoding arsenosugar biosynthesis arsenite methyltransferase ArsM — protein MSYLETAAQFYREVAETPEVGLCCVQSSPLQFPGLKISSQMQEMNYGCGTTIHPAELVNQPTVLYVGIGGGLEALQFAYFSRRPGGVIAVEPVAAMRLAAKRNLEIAVQQNSWFDPSFVEVREGDAFSLPVADASVDVVAQNCLFNIFAPDDLSQALKEAFRVLKPGGRLQMSDPIATRPIPTHLQQDERLRAMCLSGALTYEQYIEKIVDAGFGQVEIRARRPYRLLDCDTYNLETDLLLESLDSVAFKVPIPKDGACIFTGKTAIYCGKEEAFDDNNGHILQRGVPAVVCDKTAAKLGSLLQQEVMITKSTWHYIGGGCC, from the coding sequence ATGAGTTATTTAGAAACAGCAGCGCAATTTTATCGTGAAGTTGCCGAAACTCCTGAAGTTGGGCTTTGTTGCGTGCAAAGCAGTCCTTTGCAATTTCCTGGACTCAAGATTTCATCGCAAATGCAAGAAATGAACTACGGTTGTGGAACGACAATTCATCCGGCTGAACTCGTCAATCAACCAACGGTACTTTATGTTGGTATAGGCGGTGGTTTAGAAGCGTTACAGTTTGCCTATTTCTCGCGTCGTCCTGGTGGCGTGATTGCAGTAGAACCTGTTGCAGCAATGCGTTTGGCTGCTAAGCGGAATTTAGAAATTGCAGTACAACAAAACTCTTGGTTTGATCCTAGCTTTGTCGAGGTTCGCGAAGGTGATGCGTTTAGCTTACCTGTTGCGGATGCCTCAGTTGATGTCGTTGCCCAAAATTGTTTATTTAATATTTTTGCACCCGATGACCTTTCGCAAGCACTCAAAGAAGCATTTCGAGTGTTAAAACCTGGTGGAAGATTGCAAATGAGTGACCCAATCGCTACTCGTCCTATTCCTACACATCTACAACAAGACGAGCGATTACGCGCAATGTGCTTATCAGGGGCGCTTACCTACGAACAGTATATCGAAAAAATTGTTGATGCTGGCTTTGGTCAAGTAGAAATTCGGGCGCGTCGTCCTTATCGATTGTTAGACTGCGATACCTATAATTTGGAGACAGATTTACTTCTAGAAAGTCTCGATTCTGTGGCTTTTAAAGTACCAATTCCAAAAGATGGCGCTTGTATTTTTACAGGAAAAACCGCTATATATTGTGGCAAAGAAGAAGCTTTTGATGACAATAATGGTCACATTTTGCAACGCGGAGTACCAGCCGTTGTTTGCGATAAAACTGCAGCTAAACTAGGTTCATTATTACAACAAGAAGTTATGATTACCAAATCAACCTGGCATTATATCGGTGGTGGTTGCTGTTGA
- a CDS encoding PIN domain-containing protein: MRYLLDTCVISDFIKGEVGTKFRLKQTAPIDIAVSAITVMELRYGLALNPQRAPKVEPIIASFLSSVTILPFSAMEAEQAARIRATLKSQGQPIGAYDILIAATAL; this comes from the coding sequence ATGCGATATCTACTCGATACGTGCGTCATCAGCGACTTCATCAAGGGCGAAGTTGGCACTAAATTCAGGCTCAAGCAAACTGCACCTATTGATATTGCCGTTTCTGCAATTACGGTTATGGAGTTACGCTACGGTTTGGCACTCAATCCGCAACGCGCCCCAAAAGTTGAACCAATCATTGCCAGTTTTTTGTCTTCTGTGACAATTCTCCCTTTCAGTGCTATGGAAGCTGAACAAGCCGCTCGAATTCGTGCTACTCTCAAATCTCAAGGGCAGCCGATTGGTGCTTATGATATCTTAATTGCGGCTACAGCACTTTAA
- a CDS encoding sulfotransferase family protein yields MTDALHTLTFENPHRPLWLRGVNWAGETLKQNKISLVNLAEASLLTAATRKTGLADWGDESFRLPLQMLLKSLEEDAELTLFGRYFMRKLCIQLLINRLRIQEDIKCYPEIRQVAIARPLFILGMPRTGTTLLHNLLAQDPASRWLHLWEMASPSPPPEYHNRHSDPRIQKVEKLVQRYNALAPQLATAHNLNPHRPEECNPLFEHEFASLIFEIRANVESYAAWMETYDMLKAYQFYRQQLQLLAWHYPPDSHWVFKAPAHIFYLDTLIKVFPDACIVQTHRDPLKVLPSICSLTAIVRGIYSDRIELKTLGNYWSDRIAKALKREMQVRDSQAPSRFYDVEYHNLVQDPIGTVRQIYANFGYGFNLQMAENIQTWLARNPQHKHGVHRYSLDQFGLDPEKVNDQFEQYCDRFNVKRE; encoded by the coding sequence ATGACAGACGCTTTACACACCCTGACATTTGAAAACCCTCATCGTCCTTTGTGGTTGCGCGGAGTAAACTGGGCAGGAGAAACGCTAAAACAGAATAAAATTTCGTTAGTTAACCTTGCAGAAGCATCACTGTTGACTGCTGCAACTCGGAAAACTGGATTAGCTGACTGGGGAGATGAAAGTTTTCGGCTTCCACTACAGATGCTACTCAAATCTTTAGAAGAAGACGCTGAACTTACCTTATTTGGGCGCTATTTTATGCGCAAGTTGTGTATTCAACTGCTGATCAATCGGTTGCGTATTCAAGAAGATATCAAATGTTATCCTGAAATACGACAAGTAGCGATCGCGCGACCATTATTTATTCTAGGAATGCCCAGAACTGGAACTACGTTACTTCATAATTTGTTAGCGCAAGATCCTGCAAGTCGCTGGTTACATTTGTGGGAAATGGCAAGCCCTTCACCACCGCCTGAGTACCACAACCGCCATAGCGATCCGCGAATTCAAAAGGTAGAAAAACTCGTTCAACGATATAATGCTTTAGCACCGCAACTGGCGACAGCACACAACTTGAATCCTCATAGACCTGAAGAATGTAATCCTTTGTTTGAGCATGAATTTGCTAGCTTAATATTTGAGATTCGGGCGAATGTGGAGAGTTATGCCGCATGGATGGAAACTTATGATATGCTCAAAGCGTATCAATTTTATCGCCAGCAGTTGCAACTTTTAGCATGGCACTATCCGCCAGATAGTCATTGGGTATTCAAAGCACCAGCGCATATATTTTATTTAGATACATTGATTAAAGTTTTTCCTGATGCTTGCATCGTGCAAACACACCGCGATCCGCTGAAAGTACTTCCTTCAATATGCAGTTTAACGGCGATTGTGCGCGGAATTTATAGCGATCGCATCGAACTAAAAACCTTAGGAAACTACTGGAGCGATCGCATAGCTAAAGCTTTAAAACGCGAGATGCAAGTCCGCGATTCTCAAGCGCCTTCGCGCTTCTATGATGTAGAATACCACAACCTTGTGCAAGATCCGATTGGGACAGTACGCCAGATCTATGCGAATTTTGGTTATGGTTTTAATCTCCAAATGGCAGAAAATATTCAAACTTGGCTGGCGCGAAACCCTCAGCATAAGCATGGAGTGCATCGGTACTCTTTAGATCA
- a CDS encoding thioredoxin family protein, with protein MSVSSPEANTGKRVRNFLIVLVAIALSVALVLGLRNQTSAVSLTHLDEESVPLEVALSNGKPSLIEFYANWCTSCQAMAPDMAQLKQEYGESVNFVMLNVDNSKWLPEILTYRVDGIPHFVFLNKAGEAIAQSIGEQPRMVMATNLDALVAESPLPYAQRSSGQVSKFTAPVTPADNADDPRLHSSQVVN; from the coding sequence ATGAGTGTGAGTTCACCAGAAGCGAATACTGGAAAGCGCGTGAGAAATTTTTTAATTGTCTTAGTGGCGATCGCGCTGAGTGTCGCCTTAGTTTTAGGCTTGAGAAATCAAACAAGTGCGGTTTCGTTGACACATCTTGACGAAGAGTCAGTACCGCTAGAAGTAGCGCTAAGTAACGGTAAACCCTCGCTAATCGAATTTTATGCGAATTGGTGTACTAGCTGTCAGGCAATGGCACCAGATATGGCACAACTCAAGCAGGAGTATGGAGAATCGGTTAACTTTGTGATGCTGAATGTCGATAATAGCAAGTGGTTGCCGGAGATTTTAACGTATCGCGTTGATGGCATTCCACATTTTGTGTTTTTGAATAAAGCAGGCGAAGCGATCGCGCAAAGCATTGGCGAACAACCTCGTATGGTTATGGCAACGAATTTAGATGCTTTAGTTGCTGAGTCACCGCTACCTTACGCCCAACGTAGCAGCGGTCAAGTTTCTAAGTTTACTGCACCTGTCACACCAGCAGATAATGCAGACGATCCGCGACTGCACAGTAGTCAAGTCGTCAATTAG
- a CDS encoding NIL domain-containing protein, translating to MKKRVTLTFPKRAVQMPVTYRLAKDFNVAANIIRAQVAPNQVGKLVVELSGDIDQLDAAIEWMRSLHIHVSQSVTEIVIDQDSCVDCGLCTGVCPTEALTLDPQTYRLTFTRSRCIVCEQCIPTCPVEAISINL from the coding sequence ATGAAAAAGCGAGTTACGCTGACCTTTCCTAAACGCGCGGTACAAATGCCTGTTACTTATCGCCTAGCAAAAGATTTTAACGTGGCAGCAAATATTATCCGCGCCCAAGTAGCCCCAAATCAAGTTGGTAAACTCGTTGTTGAACTATCCGGCGATATCGATCAGCTTGATGCGGCGATTGAATGGATGCGATCACTGCATATTCATGTCTCGCAAAGTGTCACAGAAATCGTTATCGATCAAGATAGCTGCGTTGATTGTGGCTTGTGTACGGGTGTTTGTCCCACCGAAGCCTTAACGCTCGACCCCCAAACGTATCGTCTCACATTCACGCGATCGCGCTGCATTGTCTGCGAACAGTGTATCCCTACTTGTCCTGTGGAAGCTATTTCGATCAATCTATAA
- a CDS encoding hemolysin family protein → MLTLAIIVLVILTGSAFCSGVETALLSISTIRVRQLAQSNIPSAIALLSIKEKISRPIATIVILNNIFNIVGSIVIGSVATNVLGNAWLGIFSAILTFLIIIFGEIVPKTVGERYAEPISLLAAVPVRGLTFLLKPLVWIVEKATQPFTKGKRRPTTNEAEIKLLANIGYQEGIIEDDEAEMIQRVFRLNDLTAADLMTPRTIVTYLSGALTLGECKREIIASQHTRIIVVGESIDQVLGFALKQKLLAAMVEGNNDQKIASLTRKVRFVPETIRADKLLKNFLEAREHLAVVVDEYGNVAGVVTLEDVLEVLTGEIVDETDRIIDLQETARKKRERMLQFRFFGNKSTKKKP, encoded by the coding sequence ATGCTAACGCTGGCAATCATTGTCCTTGTCATTCTTACTGGTTCAGCATTTTGCTCTGGTGTAGAAACTGCGCTACTATCGATATCGACAATTCGGGTGCGTCAGTTAGCACAGAGTAATATTCCTTCAGCGATCGCACTACTGTCGATTAAAGAGAAAATTAGTCGTCCGATTGCAACAATTGTCATTCTCAATAATATATTCAACATCGTTGGGAGCATTGTTATCGGTAGTGTTGCAACCAATGTTTTAGGAAACGCCTGGTTAGGAATTTTTTCGGCAATTCTCACGTTTCTAATTATTATTTTTGGTGAAATTGTTCCTAAAACTGTTGGGGAAAGATACGCTGAACCAATTTCTTTACTTGCAGCAGTACCTGTTAGAGGGCTGACTTTTTTATTAAAACCTTTAGTTTGGATTGTTGAAAAAGCGACACAGCCTTTTACTAAGGGTAAAAGAAGACCAACCACCAATGAAGCGGAAATTAAATTATTAGCAAATATTGGCTATCAAGAAGGCATTATTGAAGACGATGAAGCTGAAATGATTCAGCGCGTCTTTCGGTTAAATGACCTCACGGCTGCGGATTTAATGACCCCGCGAACCATTGTCACATATTTATCAGGCGCTCTCACATTAGGAGAGTGCAAAAGAGAAATTATTGCTTCACAACATACGCGGATTATTGTAGTAGGAGAATCTATTGACCAAGTTTTAGGATTTGCGCTTAAACAAAAGTTGCTAGCAGCAATGGTTGAAGGAAATAATGACCAAAAAATTGCGAGTCTCACGCGTAAAGTCCGCTTTGTTCCTGAGACGATTCGAGCAGATAAATTGCTCAAAAACTTTCTAGAAGCGCGCGAACATTTAGCAGTTGTTGTTGATGAGTACGGTAATGTTGCAGGAGTTGTAACTTTAGAAGATGTGCTAGAAGTGCTAACTGGAGAGATTGTAGATGAAACAGATCGTATTATCGATCTTCAAGAAACTGCCCGAAAAAAACGGGAACGAATGTTACAGTTCAGGTTTTTTGGGAATAAATCTACGAAGAAAAAACCTTAA
- a CDS encoding ACT domain-containing protein has protein sequence MIELLGYKLRIGDSPTSLDAVEFLATITSKLAQYSISVNPVSAYYHDLLFVPAARAREVMQLLHEFSI, from the coding sequence TTGATCGAGTTGCTGGGCTACAAACTGAGAATTGGCGACAGTCCTACTAGCCTCGATGCTGTAGAATTTCTAGCGACGATTACTAGTAAACTTGCACAATATAGCATTAGTGTCAACCCAGTTTCAGCATATTATCACGATCTCTTATTCGTTCCAGCAGCACGCGCTCGTGAGGTTATGCAGCTATTGCATGAGTTCTCGATTTAG
- a CDS encoding ABC transporter permease, which produces MSFGRILVLATNVFREVVRDRILYIIGLYALILAVAIWLLPQLAATTEDKIFLDLGLAAMSLLGLIVAIFVGTGLINKEIEKRTVLVLIAKPISRGEFIAGKHLGLSAVLGVLIAAMTAIYLAFLQLGNISYPLGSIVLAALFLFLQLSLITAVAIAFGVFTSSILATLLSFGVYLMGNFTQDLVKLGRLSESVNIQRMTQGLYLFLPDLSRLDLKNLAVYGADILPNPLILIANAGYGVVYTGLLLAIAILIFSRRQF; this is translated from the coding sequence ATGAGTTTCGGTCGCATCTTGGTGCTAGCAACAAATGTATTTCGCGAAGTGGTACGCGATCGCATTCTTTATATCATTGGCTTGTATGCTTTAATTTTGGCGGTAGCAATTTGGTTGTTACCGCAACTTGCTGCGACGACAGAAGATAAGATTTTTTTAGATCTTGGTTTAGCAGCGATGAGTTTACTCGGCTTAATCGTTGCAATTTTTGTGGGTACTGGGTTAATCAATAAAGAAATTGAGAAACGGACTGTCTTAGTTTTAATTGCGAAACCAATCAGTCGTGGCGAATTTATTGCAGGTAAGCACTTAGGCTTATCCGCAGTTTTGGGTGTGTTGATTGCGGCGATGACCGCAATTTATCTCGCCTTTCTGCAATTAGGCAATATTTCGTATCCGCTGGGTAGTATAGTGCTTGCGGCGCTATTTTTATTTTTGCAGTTGTCGCTAATTACCGCAGTGGCGATCGCGTTTGGAGTCTTTACAAGTTCTATACTCGCGACATTATTGAGTTTTGGCGTTTATTTAATGGGTAACTTTACTCAAGATTTAGTGAAATTAGGTCGTCTGAGCGAAAGTGTCAATATTCAGCGCATGACTCAGGGATTGTATCTGTTTTTACCTGATTTATCGCGTTTAGATTTGAAGAATTTAGCCGTTTATGGCGCTGATATTTTACCAAATCCACTAATACTCATCGCGAATGCAGGTTATGGGGTAGTGTATACAGGGTTGTTGTTAGCGATCGCGATTCTTATTTTCTCGCGCCGTCAATTTTAA
- the arsS gene encoding arsenosugar biosynthesis radical SAM (seleno)protein ArsS (Some members of this family are selenoproteins.) translates to MTQTLSLAPFKSKLCSSLTKSKIKVLQINLGKRCNLACIHCHVEAGPKRTEELSPEVCQQLIQVIQTFPEIEIVDLTGGAPEMNYGFKPLVQAARNVGKKVIVRSNLVIYFESEFAYLPDFFAQHQLHVVASLPCYISDNVDKMRGSGVFDASIRALQWLNRLGYGKAPNLILDLVFNPQLPVSEEKFSLPPDQGKLEQTYKMFLQEHFGIVFNHLFTIANLPVGRSAGYLQRQKLYTPYLKFLESNFNASTVEHLMCRSELSVDYLGNVYDCDFNQMMNLPAKTRNDEVINITKILEAGTLDLIDEIQTAPYCYGCTAGSGSSCGGALVEE, encoded by the coding sequence ATGACACAAACCCTATCACTAGCACCTTTTAAATCAAAGCTTTGCTCATCTTTAACTAAAAGTAAAATAAAAGTACTGCAAATTAATTTAGGTAAGCGTTGTAATTTAGCTTGTATCCATTGTCATGTCGAAGCAGGACCAAAACGTACTGAAGAACTTTCCCCCGAAGTTTGCCAGCAATTAATTCAAGTTATTCAAACTTTCCCTGAAATTGAGATTGTCGATCTCACTGGTGGCGCACCAGAAATGAACTATGGATTTAAGCCATTAGTACAAGCCGCCAGAAATGTAGGGAAAAAAGTTATTGTCCGTTCTAATTTAGTCATTTATTTTGAGTCAGAATTTGCATATTTACCAGACTTTTTCGCTCAGCATCAGCTTCATGTTGTAGCATCACTACCTTGTTATATATCAGATAATGTTGATAAAATGCGCGGTTCTGGTGTCTTTGATGCGTCGATTCGGGCTTTACAATGGCTCAATAGACTAGGATATGGTAAAGCACCAAATCTTATTTTAGATTTAGTATTTAATCCACAATTACCTGTGAGTGAAGAGAAATTCTCCCTGCCTCCAGACCAAGGAAAACTAGAACAAACTTATAAAATGTTCTTGCAAGAACATTTTGGTATTGTGTTTAATCACCTCTTTACGATCGCAAACTTACCTGTTGGTAGAAGCGCTGGGTATCTACAACGTCAAAAACTGTACACGCCTTACTTAAAGTTTTTGGAAAGTAATTTCAATGCAAGTACTGTAGAGCATTTAATGTGTCGCAGTGAATTATCAGTAGATTATCTAGGAAATGTTTATGACTGCGATTTTAATCAAATGATGAATTTACCTGCAAAAACTCGCAATGATGAAGTAATAAATATCACTAAAATACTTGAAGCTGGTACTTTGGATTTAATTGATGAAATTCAAACAGCACCTTATTGCTATGGTTGTACCGCTGGATCGGGTTCTAGTTGTGGTGGTGCTTTAGTTGAAGAATGA
- a CDS encoding carbohydrate ABC transporter permease produces MRGNKNTPRYGKSWLDNDAIAAWVFLAPAAIILGIFLLYPIVYLFYLSFTAGSFTSAGIHWVGLRNYLRLILNPDFWQVLGNTVYFTVATVIPSLIIPLGLAALLNRAVILRDFFRSAYFLPSITSLVAAGLGFRWLFQTDGPVNAFLSSFGIEPISWLGSTTWAMPVLILLSIWKQLGFNMVVFLAGLQAIPPSRYEAAEIDGANAWQQFWHITLPGLRPTLIFATITTAIFTLRSFEQVYVVTGGGPLNSTNLLVYYIYQEAFAQFDFGYAAAAATVLLAVALILVYLQLRTWSEKSD; encoded by the coding sequence ATGCGGGGTAATAAGAACACTCCTCGATATGGTAAATCGTGGTTGGATAATGATGCGATCGCGGCGTGGGTTTTTCTCGCCCCAGCAGCCATTATTTTGGGAATATTTCTGCTATACCCAATCGTCTATTTGTTTTATCTCAGCTTTACTGCGGGTAGTTTTACCTCAGCAGGAATTCACTGGGTTGGTTTGAGAAACTACTTGCGCTTGATTCTCAATCCTGATTTTTGGCAAGTTTTGGGAAATACGGTTTACTTCACTGTTGCCACGGTTATTCCTAGTTTAATCATACCTTTAGGACTCGCCGCACTACTAAACCGTGCTGTTATCTTACGAGATTTCTTTCGCAGTGCCTATTTTCTGCCCTCAATTACCTCTTTAGTTGCAGCGGGATTAGGCTTTCGTTGGTTATTTCAAACTGATGGTCCTGTTAATGCCTTTTTAAGTTCTTTTGGTATCGAACCAATTTCTTGGCTAGGAAGTACCACTTGGGCAATGCCTGTATTGATTTTACTCAGCATTTGGAAGCAATTAGGTTTCAACATGGTCGTCTTCCTGGCGGGATTACAAGCCATTCCACCGAGTCGCTACGAAGCCGCCGAAATTGACGGGGCGAATGCTTGGCAACAGTTTTGGCATATCACTTTACCAGGATTACGACCAACACTTATATTCGCAACGATTACAACCGCAATATTTACGCTGCGAAGTTTTGAGCAAGTTTATGTCGTTACAGGGGGAGGCCCGTTAAATTCGACTAATTTATTGGTTTACTATATTTACCAAGAAGCTTTTGCGCAATTTGATTTTGGTTACGCTGCTGCTGCGGCTACAGTACTTTTAGCAGTTGCACTCATCTTGGTTTATTTACAGTTGCGGACTTGGAGTGAAAAGTCAGATTAA
- the purN gene encoding phosphoribosylglycinamide formyltransferase — MSNNLDLFSLDSTVSLVSPSVSLRDITLKVPLKLGILASGNGSNFAAVAEAIAQGKLNAQIQVLIYNNPDAKAAIRAKNRGIPAKLLNHRDFAAREDLDAQIVKTLREYDVEWVIMAGWMRIVTSILINAFPNRIINIHPSLLPSFKGVRAIEQALAAKVKITGCTAHFVSLEVDSGTILVQAAVPILPDDTPETLHARIQVQEHRILPQAIALAASQY; from the coding sequence ATGTCCAACAATTTAGATTTATTTAGTCTTGATTCTACTGTGAGTTTGGTTTCTCCCTCGGTATCACTACGCGACATAACGCTAAAAGTCCCGCTAAAGTTAGGAATTCTTGCTTCTGGTAATGGTAGTAATTTTGCAGCCGTTGCGGAAGCGATCGCACAAGGTAAGCTCAATGCTCAAATCCAAGTTCTCATTTACAATAACCCTGACGCTAAAGCCGCTATACGCGCTAAAAATCGAGGAATTCCAGCAAAACTCTTAAATCACCGCGATTTTGCCGCTAGAGAAGACTTAGACGCGCAAATTGTCAAGACATTACGCGAATACGATGTTGAATGGGTAATTATGGCAGGATGGATGCGCATTGTTACCTCAATTCTAATTAATGCTTTCCCTAATCGAATTATTAACATTCACCCTAGTTTGCTACCCAGCTTTAAAGGCGTCCGTGCAATTGAACAAGCATTAGCTGCAAAGGTAAAAATTACAGGCTGTACCGCCCACTTTGTCAGTCTCGAAGTAGATAGCGGTACGATTTTGGTTCAAGCCGCCGTGCCAATTTTACCTGACGATACCCCAGAAACGCTTCACGCACGGATTCAAGTTCAAGAACATCGAATTTTACCACAGGCGATCGCACTTGCAGCATCTCAATACTAG
- a CDS encoding cob(I)yrinic acid a,c-diamide adenosyltransferase — MTRNGIGIRTAQLRSHRVVGQIHVYDGAGKGKSQAALGVVLRSIGLGINTRSATRVLLLRFLKGPGRAYDEDGAIEALQQGFPHLIDQVRTGRAEFFGPDEIMRFDRQEARRGWDVAKGAIASGLYSVVVLDELNPVLDLGLLPVDEVVQTLKSKPEEVEIIATGRGAPQQLLDIADLHSEMKPHHHATAAEQGISGIEIYTGAGKGKSTSALGKALQAIGRGISQDKSHRVLIMQWLKGGSGYTEDAAIAALQQSYPALVDHQRCGRDAIVWRGQQQELDYVEAERGWEIARTAIASGLYKTIILDELNPTVDLELLPVEPIVQALLRKPRDTEVIITGRCHNPPAYFDLASIHSEVFCHKHYANQGVELKQGVDF; from the coding sequence ATGACAAGGAACGGCATTGGTATTCGCACAGCGCAACTACGTTCGCACAGGGTTGTAGGGCAAATTCACGTTTACGACGGTGCCGGAAAAGGTAAGTCCCAAGCGGCTTTAGGCGTCGTCTTACGCTCGATCGGATTAGGAATCAACACGCGTAGCGCCACTCGTGTTTTACTGCTGCGGTTTCTCAAAGGACCAGGACGCGCCTATGATGAGGATGGAGCAATTGAAGCTTTGCAACAAGGTTTTCCGCATTTAATCGACCAGGTACGTACCGGAAGAGCAGAGTTTTTTGGTCCGGATGAAATTATGCGGTTTGACCGTCAAGAAGCGCGACGCGGTTGGGATGTTGCTAAAGGTGCGATCGCTTCGGGTTTGTATTCAGTAGTTGTGTTAGATGAACTTAACCCAGTCCTTGACTTAGGATTACTTCCAGTTGATGAAGTTGTGCAAACGCTCAAATCAAAGCCTGAGGAAGTTGAAATCATCGCGACAGGAAGAGGCGCACCACAACAGCTTCTCGACATTGCCGATTTGCACTCGGAAATGAAACCGCACCACCACGCAACAGCCGCCGAACAAGGAATTTCGGGAATTGAAATTTATACGGGTGCAGGAAAAGGAAAATCGACAAGTGCGTTAGGTAAAGCGTTGCAAGCGATCGGTAGAGGAATTAGTCAAGATAAATCTCACCGCGTCTTGATTATGCAATGGCTCAAAGGCGGCAGTGGCTACACCGAAGATGCCGCGATCGCCGCTTTACAACAATCTTACCCTGCGTTAGTCGATCATCAACGTTGTGGACGCGATGCAATTGTTTGGCGCGGTCAACAGCAAGAATTAGACTATGTAGAAGCTGAGCGAGGTTGGGAAATCGCGCGTACAGCGATCGCATCAGGTTTGTATAAAACGATCATCCTCGACGAACTCAATCCTACGGTTGATTTAGAGCTGTTACCAGTAGAACCAATTGTCCAAGCTTTACTGCGTAAACCCCGCGATACCGAAGTCATTATCACTGGTCGCTGTCACAATCCACCAGCCTATTTTGACTTAGCGAGTATCCACTCGGAAGTTTTTTGCCACAAACACTACGCAAACCAAGGAGTTGAATTAAAACAAGGCGTAGATTTTTAG